Genomic DNA from Roseburia intestinalis L1-82:
CCCTTCCCACTAGTGATCCGCCATTTAATCCACAGGATGTCAGTTCCACCTGGCGGAAGCTTCCATCTTCTGCCAAATGAAGCTTTTCTGCACACCCCTGTCTGCTATACCAGGTTCCGTTCGTCTGTCTGTGATAAAAAATATACCATTCACTGGAAATCTCCACGATACTTCCATGGTTGTTTCCGCCATAGGCAGATGGCATATCTGCAGGTTTATAAGTATCTATATGCATATCGCAGTTGCTTACCAGCACACCCCTATATGTGAATTTTCCCGTTGGTTTCTCACTGGTTGCATAGCATAACTCATGCATCACCGAAGACGAATAAATCAGATAGTATGTGTTTCCTATCTTCCGGATAGATGGTGCTTCAAAAAATGCATGTCCCTCATATCCGGTTCCATCCGCATACTCTCCTCCCGGTGCCACAAATACCGGTTCTTCCTCGATGGTAATCATATCCGGACCGAGCACTGTCGCCATCGCACCATGTCTCGTTTTGTCTCCTCTTCCGCAAAATCCCGTATACAGATAGGTTCGCGCTCCTTCTGTCAGTACTCCCGGATCAAACTGTGGTTCATCCCCCGGTCTTTCCCCGAGTCTGTCTCCCTTTTTATCATGGACATATCCATAAAATTCATATTTTCCTGCCGGTGTGTCAGAAACTGCAACTGATACGACAGAGACATGGTCCAGCACATAATACAGATAATATCTTCCATCCGGTCCCACTGTCACATCCGGGGCATACAGGCACATCTTTCCATCCCTGTTCAATGGATCTTCTGTTTTAGGATAAATCACTCCTTCATATCTCCAGTCGGCGAGATTGTCAACCGGTGCTGACCAGCAGACATAATCTCCCAGGCAAAATACATGTCCGTTATAAAAATCATGGGATCCGTATACATACACCCTGTCTCCGAACACATACGGCTCTCCATCCGGAATATACTCCCACGATGGAAGATATGGGTTAAATGCCTGCTTTTTCTTCAATCTTAACACACTCACAGAGTAAGCAGGTGCTTCATAAATGAATTTTTTAGATGCTCCCTCCATCTTCACCGTCTTGTCACTCACTTTTTCCGGTTCTTCAAATGTATTCTCTGCTGTCTTTTCCCCTGTCAGAAGAACTGCCTCATACTCACGCTCTACACCGCAGTCTAAAGAGATTTCTATAGGATCTGTTTTTCCTTCCATGTTAACAAGTTTGATAAAAATTTCATCCTCTGTCACTGTTGTTACAGAAGATACTGCTGGAAAAGATGGAATTTCCACTTCACGTACTATCTTCCGGTCTATAAAGAGCCGTACCGTCTTTCCATCTGTCTCATATCCAAAATGATGATATCTTCCAGGCTCTATACAAAGCGGAAAATCTTCCGTCAGTCTCTTCTCCTCAGGAATTGCTGTTTCCCAGAACGATGCATGATCCTCCTCTATTTTCCAGAGCAGAGGTCTTACTCCAAACGGTGTCCATATTTTTTCCGCACCTTCTAACAACTGGTCATAATAAGATAAAATTACCCTTGCACTGAAAATGCCAATTTCAAAGCTGCTGCCTGGTTCTACATAAATATCAACATCAAATTTTCCACAGGTATCTGATTCCTCCCCGAATACAACAAAGCTCTTCTCTTTGTCTCCCCATGGCATTTTCCGGCACATTGCTGCAATCTGTTCTTCATCAGGATGTCCGATACAGCAGCTGCCATCCTCTTCCTCTTCCATCACATGTCCCATCATTTCATGCGTCACTGCTGTTTTTCTGCCATTCCACATTGCATTTTTATAGTTCAGGACAGATCTGGATTTCAAAGATGCCATGCCCTCCATCGGACGGTATATTTTACCGGATTCCACCTCTGACTCCACTACATATGATCCTCTGTTTTTTCCAAACATTTTCCATACATAATAAGTCGGTATTCCAAAGCTCTCTGCATTTTGGAACCGGATCAGGTTCGGTGACCAGGAATGATAATGAACATGTTCAAATAACGGAGCATACGATGCAAGTGCTACAACATCCTGATTTTTTTCCAGCCCGATCAGGAATGCTGCCTCTCCAAGTGCTCCATATAATTTTCCAAGATGTGCACCTTCATTTACCGCCTGCTCACCGACAAATATCTTTGGACCTTTTCTGTCATAGTTTTCATAATAATTCTGATTTTCTGCAAAAAACTCGGTTGAATTATAAAAATGCTCATCCACATACTCCGTCGTGCAGGCATGCTCCTCGATATGCGCATTCGCAATCACCTTCAAATGCGGATATTTTTCCTTCACCACATCATAAAATCTGCGATAGCGCTCCTCGTAATCCGGTCCGAAATTCTCATTTCCAATCTCAAGATAAGTCAACCCAAACGGCTCTCTGTGTCCCATCTGTGTTCTTAAGCTTCCCCATCTGCTCTCCGGCGATCCAAGCGCATATTCCAAAGCATTCATTGTATCTTCCAGTATCTCGTCCTGTTCTTTTCCTGTGAGGAGAACAGGCTTCCTACCCTGACAGGTCATACCGCAATTACATACATATAATGGTTCCATTCCAAGATCCTCGCAAAGCTGCAGATACTCGTGAAATCCAAGTCCGTTACTGCTGCGGTAATGCCATACTAACTGCTGCCCCGGTCTCTCCCATACCGGTCCTACTGTATTACGAAATAGCATGACAGTGGACGGCGTCGAACCCTCTACAATACATCCCCCTGGGAACCTCATGAAACTCGGATGCAGATCGCGCAGTTTTTCAACGAGATCCACGCGTAATCCATGTCCATTATAGGTTGTTCCCGGCATCAGAGATGTAAAACCAAACAGGATCTCTCCACCATCCGGACACCGAAATATAAGCTTCGCATTCTGACTGTCTCCTGTTGCGGCAAGTACTGCATCGTACTTTACGTAACCATTCCCTTTCAGCAGCAATGTTGTGGATGCAAAGCACACATTATTTTCTATGACAGAAACCTCCAATTTTGTTTCCTGGGCTGTTTTTGCAAACAGACAGAATTTATATGCTTCCCCTTTTTTCTGTGGGATACCGCAAAATCCTATATTCCAGATGCTTCCACCCTTTTCAAACCGTACATTCAGTGCCGCTTTCCGGTTTTTGTTCAAAGTGTCCGCCTGTTCTAACCGCATGCGCGCATCCTGTGCATACCACCCCGGTACAGACGTTTTTTCAATTTGGTCCTCCTCTACCCAGCTAGAAAGTCCTTCTCCGCCATTGAATTCATCTTCCCATCCGGAATCTGTCACAACATGAACTCCATCTGCCCGCTGCGTATATCCCTCCGGAAGAAGTGAATCTTCAAAGCATCTGTTTCTTATCATTTCCGGATAGATTCCACCATCTCCGGCCCGGTTGATGTCTTCAAAGAAAATCCCATACAAATCTTTTGCTGTTTCAAACTTCCTGTTTTTGGTCCTGATATTTAGTCTGTCCATACTTTATTTCTCCTTTTTTCTTCCCTGATACCCCAGGTTATCTCTCTTTCCTGCGACAATCTATCTCATAAACCTTTCCCTTTCGCATCTCTGCAAATGGTCCTGGAATTACCTTCCCTGCTTCTAAAGCATTTCCATAAAAATCACTCTGCGACAGCGTATGGATATCCACTGTTCTTACCTCCTCCGGATTGTATACAATATCCCGTTTTGCCAGTTCTCCCGGGAAGCCAAATGGACGATCATCTGCCTTCTTGAATTCCAGCTTCAGATGATCGGTATCCACCTCTATCTCAAACCATCCTTCCTGTCCTTCTCTGTCGAACTGATAAAATTCCTGCCAGGATGGAAGATGCAGACATACCTCCGGTTCCGGATACAGAATTCGCAGATAACCTCCCTCCATTCCAACGTAGGTATTACCATCACAATGGTTGTCCTTTGTCGGGAACTTCACAGCAGCTTCCCCGCAACGGTAAAACAAATTATTCAGAATCCAGGCATCTCTCGATGTACCGCCTCTTTCCAGACCATGCATCCGGAAAGATACCGGCTTTGCAAAATATCCAGCACTTCTGCAATTCCCGATCAAATTATGTTCGATCCGCAGTCTGTCTGTTCCTTCCCCATAGATTCCATATCCATTCACCTCACCAGATTCCGTCATTGCGTACCAGCCGGCCGACCCTTTCTGCTCCTTTATCTGATTCCGGTCAAACCGACCTTCCACATTCCAGATGATATTGTGGTCGATCAGATTCACACCATCTTTCGTACATTCTATGAAAATAGCCTCTCTCTGCTCCCTTCCATCTAAAAACAGGTTATGTGTAATTCTGTTATTTTCATTTCCACAATCCATCCACAGATGATCTGCCCGGAATGTATTGCGGAACAGATTTCTGCGGATCAGGCTGTTTACACTATTGTGAAGCTTAATTGCTCCTGCTTCCCAGGAAAGTTCCATCTTCTGCCATCCGGTTTCTTCGATCCGGTTATCCTCGATCAACATATGCACTGCATGAAGCCCTGCAATTCCACATACCCCTGCGTTGGAAATCGTACAGTTTCTGATCACGCTATATCCGATTTTCTGCCCCGGTATCATCTCATGATGCCAGCATTCATTTCCCACATCAATCCCTACTCCGTTTGACCAGTCTACTGTACAGTCCTCAATGATCCAGTGATGTCCTCTGTAACAGGAAATTGCTCCCCGCTGCGGTACCGGAGCCCCTGTTGCCGCATGTGCACAGGTCAGTCCTTTTACTTTTATATAAGACAGAAATGGTTCGTCCGGTGCAAAACACTGTTCTCTACAGGTTACTTCGATTCTATGATCCGCCGGATCTTCATCATTCCAAAGCCTGAAGTGCACACGCTGTCCGTTAGCTTCCACCCAGTACGTTCCGTCTTTTTCCCCAAGTCCATTGCAAAGTGAAACCTGTGTAAGCGGTTTTCCATCGCAGAACACCATCCCTCTCCGGTTCAGATAAGTTGTCATATCTGTCTTATCATACTCAATAAACAGTCTGTCATGTAAAATGTTCACCGCGCAGAACGGATTGTATCCCAGAAATAAGTTAGGCTCCAGACAGTATTCCCAGACCTT
This window encodes:
- a CDS encoding right-handed parallel beta-helix repeat-containing protein — its product is MGETAKLPDGSMFEFWEDETVYDIVLHVNSTHPDADDRNAGTLKAPLKTIQAAAERAVPGTRVLIHGGEYREWVHPVCGGINASHMISYEAYGDGEVVIKASEKVENFRPSNGWRLYNNFGKKKEEAKIKVWEYCLEPNLFLGYNPFCAVNILHDRLFIEYDKTDMTTYLNRRGMVFCDGKPLTQVSLCNGLGEKDGTYWVEANGQRVHFRLWNDEDPADHRIEVTCREQCFAPDEPFLSYIKVKGLTCAHAATGAPVPQRGAISCYRGHHWIIEDCTVDWSNGVGIDVGNECWHHEMIPGQKIGYSVIRNCTISNAGVCGIAGLHAVHMLIEDNRIEETGWQKMELSWEAGAIKLHNSVNSLIRRNLFRNTFRADHLWMDCGNENNRITHNLFLDGREQREAIFIECTKDGVNLIDHNIIWNVEGRFDRNQIKEQKGSAGWYAMTESGEVNGYGIYGEGTDRLRIEHNLIGNCRSAGYFAKPVSFRMHGLERGGTSRDAWILNNLFYRCGEAAVKFPTKDNHCDGNTYVGMEGGYLRILYPEPEVCLHLPSWQEFYQFDREGQEGWFEIEVDTDHLKLEFKKADDRPFGFPGELAKRDIVYNPEEVRTVDIHTLSQSDFYGNALEAGKVIPGPFAEMRKGKVYEIDCRRKER
- a CDS encoding alpha-L-arabinofuranosidase C-terminal domain-containing protein; translated protein: MDRLNIRTKNRKFETAKDLYGIFFEDINRAGDGGIYPEMIRNRCFEDSLLPEGYTQRADGVHVVTDSGWEDEFNGGEGLSSWVEEDQIEKTSVPGWYAQDARMRLEQADTLNKNRKAALNVRFEKGGSIWNIGFCGIPQKKGEAYKFCLFAKTAQETKLEVSVIENNVCFASTTLLLKGNGYVKYDAVLAATGDSQNAKLIFRCPDGGEILFGFTSLMPGTTYNGHGLRVDLVEKLRDLHPSFMRFPGGCIVEGSTPSTVMLFRNTVGPVWERPGQQLVWHYRSSNGLGFHEYLQLCEDLGMEPLYVCNCGMTCQGRKPVLLTGKEQDEILEDTMNALEYALGSPESRWGSLRTQMGHREPFGLTYLEIGNENFGPDYEERYRRFYDVVKEKYPHLKVIANAHIEEHACTTEYVDEHFYNSTEFFAENQNYYENYDRKGPKIFVGEQAVNEGAHLGKLYGALGEAAFLIGLEKNQDVVALASYAPLFEHVHYHSWSPNLIRFQNAESFGIPTYYVWKMFGKNRGSYVVESEVESGKIYRPMEGMASLKSRSVLNYKNAMWNGRKTAVTHEMMGHVMEEEEDGSCCIGHPDEEQIAAMCRKMPWGDKEKSFVVFGEESDTCGKFDVDIYVEPGSSFEIGIFSARVILSYYDQLLEGAEKIWTPFGVRPLLWKIEEDHASFWETAIPEEKRLTEDFPLCIEPGRYHHFGYETDGKTVRLFIDRKIVREVEIPSFPAVSSVTTVTEDEIFIKLVNMEGKTDPIEISLDCGVEREYEAVLLTGEKTAENTFEEPEKVSDKTVKMEGASKKFIYEAPAYSVSVLRLKKKQAFNPYLPSWEYIPDGEPYVFGDRVYVYGSHDFYNGHVFCLGDYVCWSAPVDNLADWRYEGVIYPKTEDPLNRDGKMCLYAPDVTVGPDGRYYLYYVLDHVSVVSVAVSDTPAGKYEFYGYVHDKKGDRLGERPGDEPQFDPGVLTEGARTYLYTGFCGRGDKTRHGAMATVLGPDMITIEEEPVFVAPGGEYADGTGYEGHAFFEAPSIRKIGNTYYLIYSSSVMHELCYATSEKPTGKFTYRGVLVSNCDMHIDTYKPADMPSAYGGNNHGSIVEISSEWYIFYHRQTNGTWYSRQGCAEKLHLAEDGSFRQVELTSCGLNGGSLVGRGEYPAYIACNLFTAEESIFDANQRFPRVMQDGRDGDKEPGYISHITDTTTLGFKYFECENVQKVILKVRGYGSGTFEVKTAWDGEVLGTVQIVNSNVWEKYEIQAQIPDGKQAIYFTYRGYGNLDLLSFTLE